One Kineococcus aurantiacus genomic window carries:
- the holA gene encoding DNA polymerase III subunit delta — MPVKSAGKTAARKPTAGAATTVPPFDLAPAPVVLLAGSEEALADRAFGALLARMREADPAFERTDTSAAGYQKGQLATWTSPSLFDERSLVVVDGVDAAGDAFVEDVLDYLRAPVETVVLVLRHRGGNRAKKVLDEARAVPGVAEVSCQPLKRDQEKVDFVLGDVRRARRKIDLEAARALVAALGSDLGELAAAVDQLLGDTDGTVTEDAVHRYHGGRREATGFEVADAAVAGDEGRALVLVRHAAATGVPPVLVVAALASRLRQLAKVAAAGRGRAADLARDLGMAPWLVEKAQREVRALDPERLAEAILAVAAADHAVKGGGTPPEHALERAVRVVAAARR; from the coding sequence GTGCCCGTGAAGTCCGCCGGTAAGACGGCCGCCAGGAAGCCCACCGCGGGGGCGGCGACCACCGTCCCCCCGTTCGACCTGGCCCCCGCGCCCGTCGTGCTGCTCGCCGGGTCCGAGGAGGCCCTGGCCGACCGCGCGTTCGGGGCGCTGCTGGCCCGCATGCGCGAGGCCGACCCCGCCTTCGAGCGCACCGACACCAGCGCGGCGGGCTACCAGAAGGGGCAGCTGGCCACCTGGACGTCGCCGTCGCTGTTCGACGAGCGGTCCCTCGTCGTGGTCGACGGCGTCGACGCGGCCGGCGACGCCTTCGTCGAGGACGTCCTGGACTACCTGCGGGCCCCGGTCGAGACGGTCGTCCTGGTCCTGCGGCACCGGGGCGGGAACCGGGCGAAGAAGGTGCTGGACGAGGCCCGCGCGGTCCCGGGCGTGGCCGAGGTGTCCTGCCAGCCCCTCAAGCGCGACCAGGAGAAGGTCGACTTCGTGCTCGGCGACGTGCGCCGCGCGCGGCGCAAGATCGACCTCGAGGCGGCCCGGGCGCTCGTCGCGGCCCTCGGCAGCGACCTGGGGGAGCTGGCCGCGGCCGTCGACCAGCTGCTCGGCGACACCGACGGCACCGTCACCGAGGACGCCGTCCACCGCTACCACGGGGGGCGGCGGGAGGCGACGGGCTTCGAGGTCGCCGACGCCGCCGTCGCCGGGGACGAGGGGCGGGCGCTGGTGCTCGTCCGGCACGCCGCGGCGACGGGCGTGCCGCCGGTCCTGGTGGTCGCGGCGCTCGCCTCCCGGCTGCGGCAGCTGGCCAAGGTCGCCGCCGCGGGCCGCGGGCGCGCGGCCGACCTCGCGCGGGACCTGGGGATGGCGCCGTGGCTGGTGGAGAAGGCCCAGCGCGAGGTCCGCGCCCTGGACCCCGAGCGCCTGGCCGAGGCGATCCTCGCCGTCGCGGCCGCCGACCACGCCGTCAAGGGCGGCGGTACCCCGCCCGAGCACGCCCTGGAGCGGGCCGTGCGGGTCGTGGCCGCCGCCCGGCGGTAG
- a CDS encoding twin-arginine translocation signal domain-containing protein has protein sequence MNVADRVLGTVTTFLAARTSRRGFLTRTALVGSALSVGPWGFLTRPQSAYAAVCGIDSTCSSGYTVFCATVNNGVNRCPPGSLVGGWWKSDGSGFCCGGARYYIDCHSYCSCGCGGRSKFCGEGCRNCSCGCGPAGQCDQRKECCNEFRYGQCNQDTGCTGPVWCRVVTCTPPWRIPAWNCTTTSATDQRTNQHTAPALEDCTPIGREYTAIGGPGSVLGEQRTPELGTPGPGGRYQLFDFGAIHHSPGTGAHEVHGAIAEKFAALGWEAGALGYPTTDELRTPDGRGRFNHFERGSVYWTRETGACAVVGAIRESWRALGWEAGALGYPTTDELGTPDGRGRFTHFEHGSVYWTAATGARAVRGAIREEWEAWGWEAGPLGYPTTDELPTPDGRGRFTHFTGTPAAPGGSVHWSPRTGARAVLGAVRDAWAYLGWEGGRLGYPVTSQARTPDGRAVYNHFEHGSVYASADTGAHAVTGAVLDRWRATGWEAGPLGLPTTDETAVAGGSFENFENGSIYVSAATGAHTVSGPVRQAFRDAGGPARWGFPTGEPEPVSAGQVRQAFERGTAVLTVATGAVRFG, from the coding sequence GTGAACGTCGCGGACCGGGTGCTCGGCACCGTCACGACCTTCCTGGCCGCCCGCACCAGCCGCCGCGGCTTCCTGACCCGCACGGCCCTGGTGGGGTCGGCCCTGTCCGTGGGCCCGTGGGGTTTCCTGACGCGCCCGCAGTCGGCGTACGCCGCGGTCTGCGGCATCGACTCGACCTGCTCGTCGGGGTACACGGTGTTCTGCGCGACCGTGAACAACGGCGTGAACCGCTGCCCCCCGGGCAGCCTCGTCGGCGGCTGGTGGAAGTCGGACGGGTCGGGGTTCTGCTGCGGCGGGGCCCGCTACTACATCGACTGCCACAGCTACTGCTCCTGCGGGTGCGGGGGGCGCAGCAAGTTCTGCGGCGAGGGCTGCCGGAACTGCTCGTGCGGGTGCGGGCCGGCCGGTCAGTGCGACCAGCGCAAGGAGTGCTGCAACGAGTTCCGCTACGGGCAGTGCAACCAGGACACCGGCTGCACCGGCCCGGTGTGGTGCCGGGTCGTGACCTGCACCCCGCCGTGGCGCATCCCGGCGTGGAACTGCACGACGACGTCGGCGACCGACCAGCGGACCAACCAGCACACCGCGCCCGCGCTGGAGGACTGCACCCCCATCGGCCGGGAGTACACCGCGATCGGCGGGCCGGGCAGCGTGCTGGGCGAGCAGCGCACCCCCGAGCTCGGCACCCCCGGCCCCGGCGGCCGGTACCAGCTGTTCGACTTCGGCGCGATCCACCACTCCCCCGGCACCGGCGCGCACGAGGTGCACGGGGCGATCGCGGAGAAGTTCGCCGCCCTCGGCTGGGAGGCCGGGGCGCTGGGCTACCCCACGACCGACGAGCTGCGCACCCCCGACGGCCGCGGCCGGTTCAACCACTTCGAGCGCGGGTCGGTCTACTGGACGCGCGAGACGGGCGCGTGCGCCGTCGTCGGCGCGATCCGGGAGAGCTGGCGGGCCCTGGGCTGGGAGGCCGGGGCGCTGGGCTACCCCACGACCGACGAGCTGGGCACCCCCGACGGGCGCGGCCGGTTCACCCACTTCGAGCACGGCTCGGTCTACTGGACGGCGGCGACGGGGGCGCGGGCGGTGCGCGGGGCGATCCGCGAGGAGTGGGAGGCGTGGGGCTGGGAGGCCGGGCCGCTGGGCTACCCCACGACCGACGAGCTGCCCACCCCCGACGGGCGCGGCCGGTTCACCCACTTCACCGGCACCCCCGCCGCGCCGGGCGGGTCGGTGCACTGGAGCCCGCGGACCGGGGCGCGGGCCGTGCTGGGCGCCGTCCGCGACGCGTGGGCGTACCTGGGCTGGGAGGGCGGCCGGCTCGGCTACCCCGTCACCAGCCAGGCGCGGACACCGGACGGGCGGGCCGTCTACAACCACTTCGAGCACGGCTCGGTGTACGCCTCCGCGGACACGGGCGCGCACGCCGTCACCGGCGCCGTCCTGGACCGGTGGCGGGCCACGGGCTGGGAGGCCGGCCCGCTGGGGCTGCCGACGACGGACGAGACCGCCGTGGCCGGGGGCAGCTTCGAGAACTTCGAGAACGGGTCGATCTACGTCTCGGCCGCCACGGGCGCGCACACCGTCTCGGGGCCGGTCCGGCAGGCCTTCCGCGACGCCGGCGGGCCCGCGCGGTGGGGGTTTCCCACCGGCGAGCCCGAGCCCGTCAGCGCCGGGCAGGTGCGGCAGGCGTTCGAGCGCGGGACGGCGGTCCTCACCGTCGCCACGGGGGCGGTCCGCTTCGGCTGA
- a CDS encoding ComEC/Rec2 family competence protein — MSGEGAAVPLDLRLAAVALGAWLTAFGAVTAPGWFPVAVGAVLLVGALAVLLLVRRGARVVLVLTGCLLVLLSVALQHSRSTAGGVEDLAAARASGTFSATVTSDPRALPALHDGGPARVVLDARLTRVTARGRTSALAAPVTVFAAADGWRDVRWGDRVELGGRLGPADPGRRSVAVVSAGPLRATHRPRGPLRAAERLRAGLRDAVAPQPRDARGLLPGLVVGDTSGLPDDLEAAMKQVGLTHLTAVSGSNTTLVVGFCVLVASWLGCGRRARLLVAGVGLVGFVGLARPDPSVLRAAVMGGVALVGLAAGRPTRGVPVVAAAVVGLLVADPWLAREHGFVLSVLATTALVLFARPWADRLTAAGVPRVLAHALAVPVAAQAVCGPVVVLLQPSVNPVTIPANVLVAPAVAPATVIGLAATLLSPLWPAGAVVLAWPAGLCAQWIGLVARTGARLPTSLPVPAGAAGALVVGALTVLVLGAAAAAARFRRSGRRWLGFAVALLLVAALLVRCAPRWGGPAGPWPPPDWLVVGCDVGQGDAVVLRSGQRSAVLVDAGPDDLLVDGCLDRLGVRRLDAVVLTHFHADHVGGLAGALRGREVGRVLLSPLAVEPAARTVHRTLAREAGDAPVTGAVAGSTGSAGEVTWTVLGPGPSLADAAAPDSSQVNDSSVVLLARVRGVGVLLAGDLEREGQRQVLARLPGGTAVDVVKVAHHGSATQDRRFYARLRPRVAVVEVGAVNDYGHPAAATLDLLAATGARVLRTDTDGDVAVTGSAQDLRTVVRGPDPREADRRARYSSG, encoded by the coding sequence GTGAGCGGTGAGGGGGCGGCCGTCCCGCTCGACCTGCGGCTGGCGGCCGTGGCCCTCGGCGCCTGGCTCACCGCGTTCGGCGCCGTCACCGCCCCGGGGTGGTTCCCCGTCGCGGTCGGCGCGGTGCTCCTGGTGGGGGCGCTCGCGGTCCTGCTCCTCGTGCGCCGCGGCGCGCGGGTCGTGCTCGTCCTGACCGGCTGCCTCCTCGTGCTCCTCTCCGTCGCCCTGCAGCACAGCCGGTCCACGGCCGGGGGCGTCGAGGACCTCGCCGCCGCGAGGGCCTCGGGCACCTTCTCCGCGACCGTCACGTCCGACCCCCGCGCCCTGCCCGCGCTCCACGACGGCGGCCCGGCGCGGGTCGTGCTGGACGCCCGGCTCACCCGCGTCACCGCCCGCGGCCGCACCTCGGCGCTCGCGGCGCCGGTGACGGTGTTCGCCGCGGCCGACGGGTGGCGCGACGTGCGCTGGGGGGACCGGGTGGAGCTCGGGGGCCGGCTGGGCCCGGCCGACCCGGGGCGGCGGTCGGTCGCGGTGGTCTCGGCCGGCCCCCTGCGCGCGACCCACCGCCCCCGCGGGCCGCTGCGCGCCGCCGAGCGGTTGCGCGCCGGGCTGCGGGACGCCGTCGCGCCCCAGCCACGCGACGCGCGCGGTCTGCTGCCGGGCCTGGTCGTGGGGGACACCAGCGGCCTGCCCGACGACCTCGAGGCGGCGATGAAGCAGGTCGGGCTGACGCACCTGACCGCGGTGAGCGGCTCCAACACGACCCTCGTCGTGGGGTTCTGCGTCCTGGTGGCGTCGTGGCTGGGGTGCGGCCGCCGGGCGCGGTTGCTGGTCGCCGGGGTCGGGCTGGTGGGTTTCGTGGGGCTGGCCCGGCCGGACCCCAGCGTCCTGCGGGCGGCCGTCATGGGCGGAGTCGCGCTGGTGGGCCTGGCGGCGGGCCGGCCCACGCGGGGGGTCCCCGTCGTGGCCGCCGCCGTGGTGGGTCTGCTGGTCGCCGACCCGTGGCTGGCGCGCGAGCACGGGTTCGTGCTGTCGGTCCTGGCCACGACGGCGCTCGTGCTGTTCGCCCGGCCCTGGGCCGACCGGCTCACCGCCGCGGGCGTCCCCCGGGTCCTGGCCCACGCCCTCGCCGTCCCCGTCGCGGCGCAGGCCGTCTGCGGCCCGGTCGTGGTGCTGCTGCAACCGTCGGTGAACCCGGTGACGATCCCGGCCAACGTCCTGGTCGCCCCGGCGGTGGCCCCGGCCACGGTGATCGGGCTCGCCGCGACGCTGCTGTCCCCGCTGTGGCCGGCGGGGGCGGTGGTGCTGGCCTGGCCGGCGGGGCTGTGCGCGCAGTGGATCGGGCTGGTCGCCCGCACCGGCGCCCGGCTGCCCACGTCCCTGCCGGTGCCCGCGGGGGCCGCCGGTGCCCTCGTCGTGGGCGCGCTGACCGTGCTGGTGCTGGGCGCGGCCGCCGCCGCCGCCCGGTTCCGGCGCTCCGGTCGCCGGTGGCTGGGGTTCGCCGTGGCCTTGCTGCTGGTGGCGGCCCTGCTCGTGCGCTGCGCCCCGCGCTGGGGCGGCCCGGCCGGCCCGTGGCCGCCGCCGGACTGGCTCGTCGTGGGCTGCGACGTCGGGCAGGGCGACGCGGTCGTGCTGCGCTCGGGGCAGCGGTCGGCCGTCCTCGTCGACGCCGGCCCCGACGACCTCCTCGTCGACGGCTGCCTGGACCGGCTGGGCGTGCGGCGCCTCGACGCGGTCGTCCTGACCCACTTCCACGCCGACCACGTCGGCGGCCTCGCCGGGGCCCTGCGCGGGCGGGAGGTGGGGCGGGTGCTCCTCTCCCCGCTCGCGGTGGAACCCGCCGCCCGCACCGTCCACCGCACCCTGGCCCGCGAGGCCGGGGACGCGCCGGTCACCGGGGCCGTCGCGGGGAGCACGGGCTCGGCCGGTGAGGTCACCTGGACCGTCCTGGGCCCCGGGCCGTCGCTGGCGGATGCCGCGGCCCCCGACTCCTCGCAGGTCAACGACTCCAGCGTGGTGCTGCTGGCCCGGGTCCGGGGTGTCGGCGTCCTGCTGGCCGGGGACCTGGAGCGGGAGGGGCAGCGGCAGGTGCTGGCCCGCCTGCCCGGGGGCACCGCCGTCGACGTCGTCAAGGTCGCCCACCACGGGTCGGCCACCCAGGACCGGCGGTTCTACGCCCGCCTCCGCCCGCGGGTGGCGGTCGTGGAGGTCGGGGCCGTCAACGACTACGGCCACCCGGCCGCGGCGACCCTGGACCTGCTGGCGGCGACCGGCGCGCGGGTCCTGCGGACCGACACCGACGGGGACGTGGCGGTGACCGGGTCGGCGCAGGACCTGCGGACGGTGGTGCGGGGACCGGACCCGCGCGAGGCGGATCGGCGCGCGCGGTACTCCAGCGGGTGA
- a CDS encoding amidohydrolase family protein → MLLRNVHRAGRLVDVEVAGGRVRAVGEGLRAQDPDGEVLDAQGAVLLPGLVDSHVHLTQWAAARRRVDVLAARSPQEVARTLAASAGPGGGAGGGAGEDLLLGHGYRDALWIEPAHRDVLDAHVPDRPVVVVSADLHAVWVNSAAARRFGVDDPAGVLREGPAMELITRAGDVGAPALDRWIAEATRAAAARGVTGIVDLEYAPVASWERRARPAVRVAAGVWADWLEDAVAAGLRTGDALAGDRVSVGPVKFVVDGSLGTRTAFCHDEYPSGGHGVLRLPLADLEPALRRAAAHGLGAAVHAIGDEAVRVALDAFERTGCRGSVEHAQQVHPRDVPRFAALGVVASVQPRHAVDDRDAVAVHWAHGAERAYPYAALHAAGAELRLGSDAPVAALDPWDALASAVHRTVDDREPWRPDQHLPFDVALTASCGGRSGVFVGDVADLVLVAADPAAVFASGGADALRRTEVLATVVGGEFTHRTI, encoded by the coding sequence GTGCTGCTGAGGAACGTCCACCGCGCGGGCCGGCTCGTCGACGTCGAGGTCGCCGGGGGCCGGGTGCGGGCCGTCGGCGAGGGGTTGCGCGCCCAGGACCCCGATGGGGAGGTGCTCGACGCCCAGGGGGCCGTGCTGCTGCCGGGCCTGGTCGACTCCCACGTCCACCTCACCCAGTGGGCCGCCGCCCGCCGCCGCGTCGACGTGCTCGCCGCCCGCTCACCGCAGGAGGTCGCGCGCACGCTGGCCGCGAGCGCCGGGCCGGGCGGGGGAGCGGGCGGAGGAGCGGGCGAGGACCTCCTCCTGGGGCACGGCTACCGCGACGCGCTGTGGATCGAGCCCGCGCACCGCGACGTCCTCGACGCCCACGTCCCCGACCGGCCCGTGGTGGTCGTCAGCGCCGACCTGCACGCGGTGTGGGTGAACTCCGCGGCCGCCCGGCGCTTCGGGGTGGACGACCCCGCGGGGGTCCTGCGCGAGGGGCCGGCCATGGAGCTCATCACCCGGGCCGGGGACGTCGGCGCGCCGGCGCTGGACCGGTGGATCGCCGAGGCCACCCGCGCGGCGGCCGCCCGGGGCGTCACGGGGATCGTCGACCTGGAGTACGCCCCCGTCGCGTCCTGGGAGCGCCGGGCGCGCCCGGCGGTGCGGGTCGCCGCCGGGGTCTGGGCGGACTGGCTCGAGGACGCGGTCGCGGCCGGGCTGCGCACGGGGGACGCCCTCGCGGGGGACCGCGTGAGCGTGGGGCCGGTGAAGTTCGTCGTCGACGGCTCGCTGGGGACCCGCACGGCGTTCTGCCACGACGAGTACCCCTCCGGCGGCCACGGGGTCCTGCGCCTGCCGCTGGCCGACCTCGAACCGGCGCTGCGGCGGGCCGCCGCGCACGGGCTGGGCGCCGCCGTCCACGCGATCGGCGACGAGGCCGTCCGGGTCGCCCTCGACGCCTTCGAGCGGACCGGGTGCCGGGGGAGCGTGGAGCACGCCCAGCAGGTCCACCCGCGGGACGTGCCGCGGTTCGCGGCGCTGGGCGTCGTGGCCAGCGTCCAGCCGCGGCACGCCGTCGACGACCGCGACGCCGTCGCGGTCCACTGGGCGCACGGCGCCGAGCGCGCCTACCCGTACGCGGCGCTGCACGCCGCGGGCGCCGAGCTGCGGCTGGGCTCCGACGCCCCCGTCGCCGCGCTGGACCCCTGGGACGCCCTGGCCAGCGCCGTGCACCGCACGGTCGACGACCGTGAACCCTGGCGGCCGGACCAGCACCTGCCGTTCGACGTGGCGCTCACCGCGAGCTGCGGCGGCCGGTCCGGCGTGTTCGTGGGCGACGTCGCCGACCTGGTGCTGGTCGCGGCGGACCCGGCCGCGGTGTTCGCCTCCGGCGGCGCGGACGCGCTGCGGCGCACCGAGGTCCTCGCCACCGTCGTCGGTGGGGAGTTCACCCACCGGACGATCTGA
- a CDS encoding NAD(P)-binding domain-containing protein, with translation MSTDRIGLLGAGRMGRPILQRWRTAGFEVLVHDPCPAADLPGPVLPAGRVLAAADVLVTALPGAAEVAALAPELTARLRPGSVWLDLTSGDPRTTDRLAAELAGRGVGTVAAAMGGGPADAAAGTLELFVGGAAADVERVSPLLGAVSRRVRRVGERAGAGQTAKLVANLLWFAESVAVTEALLLGRAAGLDPHVLREALAGSAGDSAFLQRHAGALLAGDHLTGFGLDRCVEELEVLAGLAGDAGTPYALHRGVLELHREALAEFGPVPGELLAAHLLQLRAGAPFRSSGG, from the coding sequence GTGAGCACCGACCGCATCGGCCTGCTGGGGGCCGGCCGCATGGGCCGCCCGATCCTCCAGCGGTGGCGCACCGCCGGCTTCGAGGTGCTGGTCCACGACCCGTGCCCGGCTGCCGACCTGCCCGGCCCCGTGCTGCCCGCCGGGCGGGTGCTGGCCGCGGCCGACGTCCTGGTCACGGCGCTGCCGGGGGCCGCGGAGGTCGCCGCGCTGGCGCCGGAGCTCACGGCCCGGCTGCGGCCGGGGTCGGTGTGGCTGGACCTCACCAGCGGTGACCCCCGCACGACCGACCGCCTGGCCGCCGAGCTGGCCGGGCGCGGGGTCGGGACGGTCGCGGCCGCGATGGGCGGCGGCCCCGCCGACGCCGCCGCCGGGACGCTGGAGCTGTTCGTGGGCGGTGCGGCCGCCGACGTCGAGCGCGTGAGCCCGCTGCTGGGCGCGGTCTCGCGCCGCGTCCGGCGGGTGGGTGAACGCGCCGGGGCGGGGCAGACGGCGAAGCTCGTCGCGAACCTGCTGTGGTTCGCCGAGTCGGTGGCGGTCACCGAGGCGCTGCTGCTGGGCCGCGCCGCCGGGCTCGACCCGCACGTCCTGCGCGAGGCGCTGGCCGGGTCGGCCGGCGACAGCGCCTTCCTGCAGCGGCACGCCGGCGCCCTGCTGGCCGGGGACCACCTGACCGGCTTCGGCCTGGACCGGTGCGTGGAGGAGCTGGAGGTGCTGGCCGGGCTGGCCGGGGACGCCGGGACGCCCTACGCGCTGCACCGGGGCGTCCTGGAGCTGCACCGCGAGGCGCTGGCCGAGTTCGGCCCGGTGCCCGGTGAGCTGCTGGCCGCGCACCTGCTCCAGCTGCGCGCGGGCGCCCCGTTCAGATCGTCCGGTGGGTGA
- a CDS encoding ComEA family DNA-binding protein: MPSSYRPRPGVSPVRDLAARQFRQFPEVHGFDDPPGETGGEGTDEDEGAGGTDRDERPEWRRRLADRTPPAVRSARLRVGPRAAVGVVLVALLVAGALSLLVWRTWPRPAAPRAEPVPARSVSAVTSASAALTPPPAPTSPPAPTAPPAQVVVHVAGRVASAGVVTLAAGSRVADALTAAGGPAPGADLDAVNLAQVLLDGQQVLVPEPGQAVAPQPVPGAGAGAAVGPVDLNTASAADLDALPGVGEVLAGRIVAWREENGPFTSVDDLGEVQGIGPKVLEDLRDRVRV, from the coding sequence GTGCCCTCCTCCTACCGCCCCCGCCCCGGGGTGTCCCCGGTCCGGGACCTCGCCGCCCGGCAGTTCCGGCAGTTCCCGGAGGTCCACGGGTTCGACGACCCGCCGGGGGAGACCGGGGGCGAGGGCACGGACGAGGACGAGGGCGCGGGAGGGACCGACCGGGACGAGCGCCCGGAGTGGCGCCGCCGGCTCGCCGACCGCACCCCGCCGGCCGTCCGCTCGGCCCGGCTGCGGGTCGGCCCCCGGGCCGCGGTGGGCGTCGTCCTCGTCGCCCTCCTGGTGGCCGGCGCCCTCAGCCTGCTGGTCTGGCGCACCTGGCCGCGGCCGGCCGCACCCCGGGCCGAGCCGGTCCCGGCGCGGTCGGTGAGCGCCGTGACGAGCGCGAGCGCGGCACTCACCCCGCCCCCCGCACCGACCTCACCCCCCGCACCGACCGCGCCTCCCGCGCAGGTCGTCGTCCACGTCGCGGGCCGGGTCGCCTCCGCCGGGGTCGTCACGCTCGCCGCGGGCAGCCGGGTCGCCGACGCCCTCACCGCCGCCGGCGGACCCGCGCCCGGCGCCGACCTGGACGCCGTGAACCTCGCCCAGGTCCTCCTCGACGGCCAGCAGGTGCTCGTGCCGGAACCGGGGCAGGCCGTCGCCCCCCAGCCGGTCCCCGGTGCCGGAGCCGGGGCGGCCGTGGGACCGGTCGACCTGAACACCGCCTCGGCCGCCGACCTCGACGCCCTGCCCGGCGTCGGGGAGGTCCTCGCCGGGCGGATCGTCGCCTGGCGCGAGGAGAACGGCCCGTTCACCAGCGTCGACGACCTCGGCGAGGTGCAGGGCATCGGCCCGAAGGTCCTGGAGGACCTGCGGGACCGGGTGAGGGTGTGA
- a CDS encoding SDR family oxidoreductase — protein sequence MDISGRTVLVVGGTSGIGRGLARRFAAAGSTVVVAGRDTGKVADLVGAGTVEAVPVDVTDPASVLRARDEVLAAHPDLDVVVTMSGVMLFEDLRDPAHFEAAQTTVAVNLLGTIRVLDAFTPHLLALGRGDIVTVTSGIAFLPFPLMPTYGASKAGVHAYTEALRAQLAGTGVRVTELVPPAVATAGQEKVNPAALPLDDYLDEALDLLTADPTPEEVVVQAARRLRWAERDGTYADLLRQRSQALATLPGR from the coding sequence ATGGACATCAGCGGACGCACCGTCCTCGTCGTCGGCGGCACCTCCGGCATCGGCCGCGGGCTGGCCCGCCGCTTCGCCGCCGCCGGCAGCACCGTCGTCGTCGCCGGCCGCGACACCGGCAAGGTCGCCGACCTCGTCGGCGCCGGGACGGTCGAGGCGGTCCCCGTCGACGTCACCGACCCCGCGAGCGTCCTGCGAGCCCGCGACGAGGTGCTGGCCGCCCACCCCGACCTCGACGTGGTGGTGACCATGTCGGGGGTCATGCTCTTCGAGGACCTGCGCGACCCCGCCCACTTCGAGGCCGCGCAGACCACCGTCGCGGTGAACCTGCTGGGGACCATCCGCGTCCTCGACGCCTTCACCCCCCACCTCCTGGCCCTCGGCCGCGGGGACATCGTCACCGTCACCTCCGGCATCGCCTTCCTGCCCTTCCCCCTCATGCCCACCTACGGGGCGTCCAAGGCCGGGGTGCACGCCTACACCGAGGCGCTGCGCGCACAGCTGGCCGGGACCGGCGTGCGGGTCACCGAACTCGTGCCGCCCGCGGTCGCCACCGCCGGGCAGGAGAAGGTCAACCCCGCCGCCCTGCCCCTGGACGACTACCTCGACGAGGCCCTCGACCTCCTGACGGCCGACCCCACCCCCGAGGAGGTGGTGGTCCAGGCCGCCCGGCGGCTGCGGTGGGCCGAGCGCGACGGCACCTACGCCGACCTCCTGCGGCAGCGTTCGCAGGCGCTCGCCACCCTGCCGGGGCGCTGA
- the rpsT gene encoding 30S ribosomal protein S20, translated as MANIKSQKKRILTNEKARLRNKAVKSELRTAVRGFREALASGDAEKTSAALALASKKLDKAVSKGVIHKNQAANRKSAIAKAAAKA; from the coding sequence GTGGCGAACATCAAGTCGCAGAAGAAGCGCATCCTCACCAACGAGAAGGCGCGCCTGCGCAACAAGGCCGTCAAGTCCGAGCTCCGCACCGCGGTGCGCGGCTTCCGCGAGGCCCTCGCCTCCGGTGACGCCGAGAAGACCTCGGCCGCGCTGGCCCTGGCCAGCAAGAAGCTCGACAAGGCCGTGAGCAAGGGCGTCATCCACAAGAACCAGGCCGCCAACCGCAAGTCGGCCATCGCCAAGGCTGCCGCCAAGGCCTGA
- a CDS encoding helix-turn-helix domain-containing protein yields MAEPTNPLGEYLRARRALVTPERSGLPTGSRRRVPGLRREEVALLAGVSADYYLRLERGRDRNPSAQVLEALARVLQLDDVETQYLHDLARPRPRARTSRPRPAERVPARLHHLLAAVGVPAFVEGRAFDVLASNPLALALSPRLAPGENRLRSLFLDPAERDFHRDWEAATAEFVGAFRRSVGVGGTGADGGGDVPPDLSRDLAGDARVVELVGELSLASGRFRALWNRHDVRRLRGGTTVVDHPVVGELRLHRDKLPVEGLLLVLYYPEAGGEGAEKLRLLASLAATPADAPSAV; encoded by the coding sequence GTGGCCGAGCCGACGAACCCGCTGGGGGAGTACCTGCGCGCCCGCCGGGCGCTGGTCACCCCCGAGCGGTCGGGTCTGCCCACCGGGTCCCGGCGCCGGGTCCCGGGCCTGCGCCGCGAGGAGGTCGCGCTGCTGGCCGGGGTGAGCGCGGACTACTACCTGCGGCTCGAACGGGGCCGGGACCGCAACCCCTCGGCGCAGGTGCTGGAGGCGCTGGCGCGGGTCCTGCAGCTGGACGACGTCGAGACGCAGTACCTGCACGACCTGGCGCGACCGCGCCCCCGCGCGCGCACCTCCCGGCCCCGGCCCGCCGAACGCGTGCCGGCCCGGCTGCACCACCTGCTGGCGGCGGTGGGGGTCCCCGCCTTCGTGGAGGGCCGGGCCTTCGACGTGCTGGCCTCCAACCCGCTGGCCCTGGCCCTCTCCCCGCGGCTGGCGCCGGGGGAGAACCGGTTGCGGTCGCTGTTCCTCGACCCCGCCGAACGGGACTTCCACCGGGACTGGGAGGCCGCGACCGCCGAGTTCGTCGGGGCCTTCCGCCGGTCGGTCGGGGTGGGCGGCACCGGGGCCGACGGCGGCGGTGACGTCCCCCCCGACCTGTCCCGGGACCTCGCCGGCGACGCGCGCGTCGTGGAACTGGTCGGGGAGCTGTCGCTGGCCAGCGGGCGCTTCCGCGCGCTGTGGAACCGCCACGACGTGCGCCGGCTGCGGGGCGGCACGACCGTGGTCGACCACCCCGTCGTCGGTGAGCTGAGGCTGCACCGCGACAAGCTCCCCGTCGAGGGGCTCCTGCTCGTCCTGTACTACCCCGAGGCCGGTGGCGAGGGCGCCGAGAAGCTGCGGCTGCTGGCCTCCCTGGCGGCGACCCCCGCCGACGCCCCGTCCGCGGTCTGA